In Pedosphaera parvula Ellin514, the following proteins share a genomic window:
- the lnt gene encoding apolipoprotein N-acyltransferase — MNRLRSFIRSRYPWAMGAGVVLAASFPKIGIAGFAWIAPALILLSAIGKSPKQTFRIGYAAGFAHYLVSLYWLLLIPVTGFPILGWFALAVYLSLYPALWVWLSWRMFPARMDSSAGTSTFQAWSEQFLSVPWSRRMAWCLFSAAVWVALEMTIARLFSGFPWNLLGSSQYKITPLIQIASITGIYGVAFLAVWTSLSILCAVMVIIRKPTIRSAWIGEIILPAAVLLALYGSGYHKLVQPERQRPELKVALIQPSIPQTEIWDRQESSNRFRQLIELSGQALTNEVDLMIWPEAAVPGLIRMDDDISQPILDLARKHKVWIIIGADDFKPHPGAVKLSDSDFYNSSFLVSPEGEFVASYRKRNLVIFGEYIPLAKWLPFMKYLTIITGSFTPGDRVVPYFLTDLHTRISPLICFEDVFPDLVPEYVSEDTDFLVNLTNNGWFGEGAAQWQHAAAAVFRTVENGVPLVRACNNGLTCWIDSAGRMRQIFRDAQGSIYGPGFMLARIPLLEPGEKRIPTFYHQHGDLFGWTCVGITVIQLLRVLLQNRKVRRAGTTQPVENTVDKS, encoded by the coding sequence TTGAATAGATTACGCTCTTTTATTCGCAGCAGATATCCGTGGGCCATGGGTGCCGGAGTGGTGCTGGCAGCCTCTTTTCCCAAGATAGGAATTGCCGGGTTCGCGTGGATTGCTCCTGCCCTGATTCTTTTATCAGCCATCGGAAAATCTCCCAAACAGACCTTTCGCATTGGCTATGCCGCGGGCTTCGCTCATTATCTGGTTTCGCTTTATTGGCTGCTGTTGATTCCAGTCACTGGATTTCCCATTCTCGGTTGGTTCGCACTGGCGGTTTATCTATCCCTCTATCCGGCGTTGTGGGTCTGGCTCTCGTGGAGAATGTTTCCGGCCAGAATGGACTCCTCTGCCGGCACTTCCACGTTCCAGGCGTGGTCGGAACAATTCCTCTCAGTCCCCTGGTCTCGGCGTATGGCCTGGTGTCTTTTCAGCGCAGCGGTGTGGGTCGCTTTGGAGATGACCATCGCGCGTTTATTCAGCGGCTTTCCATGGAATCTGCTTGGCTCCTCCCAGTACAAAATCACTCCGCTGATTCAAATCGCCTCCATCACCGGCATCTACGGTGTGGCGTTTCTCGCAGTCTGGACCTCACTTTCCATCCTCTGCGCCGTAATGGTTATCATCCGCAAGCCGACCATCCGTTCGGCGTGGATTGGCGAAATCATTTTGCCTGCAGCCGTTTTGCTTGCCCTCTACGGTTCCGGTTATCACAAACTGGTCCAACCGGAACGCCAACGTCCCGAGTTAAAGGTCGCCTTGATCCAACCGAGCATCCCGCAAACAGAAATCTGGGACCGACAGGAAAGCTCCAACCGTTTCCGCCAATTAATCGAGTTATCCGGGCAGGCGCTTACCAATGAAGTGGATTTGATGATCTGGCCGGAAGCAGCGGTTCCGGGACTGATTCGCATGGATGATGACATCTCCCAGCCAATCCTTGATCTCGCCCGAAAACACAAGGTATGGATTATCATCGGTGCGGACGATTTCAAGCCCCATCCTGGTGCTGTCAAACTCTCTGACTCTGACTTTTATAACAGCAGTTTTCTGGTCAGTCCCGAGGGCGAGTTTGTCGCTTCATACAGAAAGCGTAATCTCGTCATTTTTGGCGAATACATTCCGCTCGCGAAGTGGCTCCCGTTCATGAAATATCTTACCATCATTACCGGCAGCTTCACTCCTGGTGACCGCGTGGTGCCTTACTTCCTGACGGATCTCCATACTCGGATATCGCCGCTAATCTGTTTCGAAGATGTTTTTCCCGACCTCGTGCCGGAATACGTTTCCGAGGATACCGATTTTCTTGTCAACCTCACCAACAATGGCTGGTTTGGTGAAGGCGCAGCTCAATGGCAACACGCCGCCGCAGCGGTATTTCGCACGGTGGAAAATGGCGTCCCTCTCGTTCGCGCCTGCAACAACGGCCTGACTTGCTGGATTGATTCCGCAGGACGGATGCGCCAAATCTTCCGCGATGCCCAGGGCAGCATTTATGGGCCTGGCTTCATGCTTGCGCGCATTCCATTACTTGAACCCGGTGAAAAGCGCATCCCCACTTTTTACCACCAACATGGTGACCTCTTCGGTTGGACCTGCGTGGGCATCACGGTCATTCAATTGCTTCGCGTGCTTCTCCAAAATCGAAAAGTCCGCCGGGCTGGCACCACCCAACCCGTGGAAAATACCGTCGACAAATCTTGA
- a CDS encoding response regulator: MLQSCTSVLVLEDNVDDYLLLSIAVKKTALPVILHWVHSPSEALAYLHGEGPFSDRERYPFPCLFLTDLNIRIGTYSGLELIQKIRQTSRYKDLYIAVLSGSLDEHQIILVYEAGGTVFLNKTSAMNELISMMHGLLAQFCHTKATL; the protein is encoded by the coding sequence ATGCTGCAATCCTGCACATCTGTTCTAGTGCTTGAAGACAATGTGGACGATTATTTGCTCCTGAGTATTGCTGTCAAAAAGACAGCGCTTCCCGTCATTTTGCATTGGGTTCACTCCCCCTCAGAGGCCTTGGCCTATCTTCATGGTGAAGGTCCCTTCAGCGATCGCGAACGATACCCATTCCCTTGCTTGTTTCTCACCGATCTGAACATACGCATCGGTACATACAGCGGCCTGGAACTCATTCAAAAAATCCGCCAGACTTCCAGGTACAAAGATTTGTACATCGCGGTTCTTTCCGGTTCCCTGGATGAGCACCAGATCATCCTGGTTTATGAAGCTGGTGGCACTGTATTTCTGAACAAGACCAGTGCGATGAATGAACTCATTAGCATGATGCACGGGCTCTTGGCCCAGTTCTGTCACACCAAGGCCACCTTGTAG
- a CDS encoding DUF937 domain-containing protein, whose product MSANIVELISHQIGGNTNRLSSLLGESPERTQHLAGAAIPTLLAGLTHVASTPEGAHRVQNAINEQEPDQETNFASRLTESSSMNPEASSNMLTNLFGAGLSSNLVAILGRFTGVRSSSVSGLLGSIAPLALGLIGKESKSMGGGASGITSYLNSQKSNIMGAMPSGLSTILGSIPGFGAATQPTTPATPTTRVEPELTHAGASPSLSGASAGSASGSRAETGHGRERTSPTRWLIPLILLAIVLWALYAWNRSRRTPATTEPGTMTEPATRTTLPAAGTTVPNASALSSGLQDTLTSATSTLGGITDANSAQQAVPQLNQISDKLNSMKSQMDLLPASAKPTVMNAAQPYTTKIQDLSAKVRAMPGVGEKIGPTLDKLDASVSSLKQSQ is encoded by the coding sequence ATGAGTGCAAACATCGTAGAACTTATCTCCCACCAGATCGGTGGGAACACCAATCGTCTAAGTTCATTGCTCGGTGAATCTCCCGAGCGAACTCAACACCTGGCTGGCGCTGCAATCCCCACCCTGCTCGCTGGACTCACCCATGTCGCCTCCACCCCCGAGGGCGCTCATCGTGTCCAGAACGCCATCAACGAACAAGAGCCCGATCAGGAAACCAACTTCGCTTCGCGTCTGACTGAAAGCTCAAGCATGAACCCGGAAGCCAGTTCCAACATGCTCACCAATCTTTTTGGCGCCGGTCTTTCCTCGAATCTGGTTGCGATTCTCGGACGTTTTACCGGCGTAAGGAGCAGTTCCGTGTCGGGTCTGCTTGGATCAATTGCTCCGCTCGCACTGGGTTTAATAGGCAAGGAAAGCAAGTCGATGGGCGGTGGCGCCTCGGGTATCACCAGCTACCTGAACAGTCAAAAATCAAACATCATGGGTGCCATGCCTTCGGGCCTCTCCACCATTCTTGGCAGCATCCCCGGCTTTGGCGCTGCCACTCAACCAACTACCCCTGCTACCCCTACTACTCGCGTCGAGCCTGAGTTGACGCATGCCGGTGCGAGTCCATCCCTGAGTGGCGCTTCGGCGGGCAGCGCCAGCGGTTCCCGTGCCGAAACCGGGCATGGTCGCGAGCGTACCTCACCCACGCGTTGGCTGATTCCTTTGATCCTCCTGGCCATTGTGCTCTGGGCATTGTATGCGTGGAATCGCAGTCGCCGGACACCTGCCACCACGGAACCGGGCACGATGACTGAGCCCGCAACTAGAACAACATTACCTGCAGCTGGAACCACTGTGCCAAATGCATCGGCACTCAGTTCTGGCTTGCAAGACACACTCACAAGCGCCACGTCCACTCTTGGTGGCATTACTGATGCCAACTCAGCCCAACAAGCCGTGCCGCAGCTGAATCAAATCAGCGATAAATTAAACAGCATGAAATCGCAAATGGACCTTTTGCCAGCTTCTGCCAAACCAACGGTCATGAATGCTGCGCAACCCTACACGACCAAAATCCAGGACCTAAGCGCGAAAGTCCGAGCCATGCCCGGCGTTGGCGAAAAAATCGGCCCCACCCTCGATAAGCTCGATGCCAGCGTTTCCTCTCTGAAACAGTCACAATGA
- a CDS encoding uracil-DNA glycosylase family protein: MKLTARLLDEHVQRLRACVLCPAMHKPVVSGGAVMSKVLLVGQAPGDKEPIMGRPFAWTAGKTLFKWFNDVAGMSEVQFRASIYMAAVCRCFPGKKPTGGDRVPSPIEVQTCSGWLKREMEILKPELVIPVGKLAIEQFIPPRKLDEIIGRKMRVTYAGHEFDLIPLPHPSGASPWHRMEPGKTLLNQALKKIAEHPAFKELS, from the coding sequence GTGAAGTTGACGGCCCGACTGTTGGATGAGCATGTGCAACGGTTGCGTGCGTGCGTGCTTTGTCCGGCCATGCACAAGCCGGTGGTGAGTGGCGGCGCGGTGATGAGCAAAGTGTTGCTGGTCGGACAGGCTCCGGGAGACAAGGAACCCATTATGGGCCGACCATTCGCCTGGACGGCTGGCAAGACGTTGTTCAAATGGTTCAACGATGTGGCTGGAATGAGTGAGGTGCAATTTCGAGCTTCGATTTACATGGCGGCGGTGTGCCGTTGCTTTCCAGGGAAGAAGCCGACCGGGGGGGATCGCGTGCCTTCGCCGATTGAGGTGCAAACGTGTTCGGGTTGGCTGAAACGTGAAATGGAGATTTTAAAGCCGGAACTGGTGATCCCTGTGGGCAAGTTGGCGATTGAGCAATTCATTCCACCACGAAAGCTGGATGAGATTATTGGCCGGAAAATGCGGGTAACCTATGCCGGACATGAATTTGATCTGATTCCATTGCCGCATCCGTCGGGAGCATCGCCGTGGCATCGCATGGAACCGGGGAAGACGTTGTTGAATCAGGCGTTGAAGAAAATAGCAGAGCATCCGGCATTTAAGGAATTGAGCTGA
- a CDS encoding response regulator translates to MTWKVLIAEDCENDLKLLVRAFSTSDQLTVVYTVPSGDEAARYLSGQGAYADRATYPFPNLLVTDLKMPGFDGLDLLEWLIDNPFPHLVVMMLTGSTLQHHADATEKLGADAFFNKPNCQEELMNLIQTIEDLMAASPKAAVESRAA, encoded by the coding sequence ATGACGTGGAAAGTTCTTATCGCGGAAGACTGTGAAAACGATCTGAAACTCCTCGTGCGGGCTTTTAGCACCAGCGATCAACTTACCGTCGTTTACACTGTCCCCAGCGGCGATGAAGCCGCTCGTTACCTGAGCGGACAAGGCGCCTACGCAGACCGTGCCACTTATCCCTTTCCCAACTTGCTCGTCACCGATTTGAAGATGCCTGGCTTTGATGGCCTGGATCTTTTGGAATGGCTTATAGATAACCCCTTTCCTCACCTCGTCGTCATGATGCTCACCGGTTCCACTCTGCAACATCATGCGGATGCCACCGAAAAATTGGGGGCTGATGCGTTCTTCAACAAACCAAACTGCCAGGAAGAATTGATGAACCTTATCCAAACCATCGAGGACCTCATGGCCGCTTCGCCGAAGGCGGCCGTGGAATCGAGAGCCGCTTAA
- a CDS encoding SlyX family protein, with amino-acid sequence MDNELAERLEKIEMHLAHLEHQYDQLNQVVLDQGRRLAKMQSLQQKLSDSVETIELERIKSTNPKPPHY; translated from the coding sequence ATGGACAATGAACTCGCGGAACGGTTGGAAAAGATTGAAATGCACCTTGCCCATCTGGAGCACCAATACGACCAACTGAACCAGGTCGTCCTTGATCAGGGCCGTCGCCTGGCGAAAATGCAATCCCTCCAGCAAAAGCTTTCTGATTCCGTTGAAACCATCGAACTCGAGCGCATCAAATCCACCAACCCGAAGCCCCCGCACTATTAG